GCTGACCATGCAACACGCGGCGTACAGGCAGCGATGCCTGAGCTTGGAAATATGGGAGCGTACCTGAAGACCCATGTCACGCCTCCGCTTACCGTTGACCAGACGGGCAAAGTCTTGAATGAGGCGGGAACGATCGGATTCTCGGCTGCCGTGATCCCTTATCTCTTGAGTACAGGGCGTCAGGCTGAAGCAAAGATGCAGATGGATCGCCTCGGTGCGAGCGCGGATCCTGCAACCAGCCTGTATGGACACCCGCCGATGTATTACGACCAAAACCTCGCGCTCTTCGCTACGGGCTGGATGGAGAAGCGATTCCGGTTCGAAAAAGACGGGCGTTTGAGGCTGTTATGGAAGTAATAAGGCGGATGCGGGCGGTGTTGGTAACCCAGTTAACACCGGAAAAAAGCGGGACAGCCGGCAAGAAAGACGGTAAGATTCTGAGGAAACTACCCGAAGAATCAAGGTGTATCCGCGTTGCGGAGAGGGAAGACCATGCGATTGCCGATGTTTAGTTCGACGGCTCGCTGGAGTGCTGGCGGATGGGTGTGCGGCACACTCGCCGTTGCCCTGTTGTGCCCGCCGGACAGGTTGTGGGCCCAGGCGAACAATGCAGCTACACAGCAGCTTCTGGAAAAGGCACATGCCATGGAAGCGCGCAGCCGGATGGACATGGCCGCGCAGACATGGCAGCAGGTTCTCCTTGCAGATCCGAATAACACCGAGGCTCTCGGTGGTCTGGCGCGCGCTGCGAAGATGAGCGGCAACAACACGCTGGCCAATACTTATCTGCAACGACTGCGGGCGATCAATCCCAACGACCCCGGCATTGCGCGCGCAGAAGGCGTCATGCAGCAGAGCGCGCAGCTGGACAAGTTGAACCAGGCAGGCAAGCTGGCCGGTGCGGGAAACTACGCGCAGGCGATGACGATCTACCGTCAGGTCTTTCCGAATGGACCTCCGCCCGGAGACTGGTCGCTGGCATACTACGAGACGGAGTCGGCCACGGACGAGGGTCGTCCCCACGCTGTTGCCGGTCTGCGCGGGTTGGTCGAAAAATATCCGCAGGACACGCGCTATCAGGTAGCCCTCGGACGAATCCTTACCTACAACCCTCGCACACGTGCCGAGGGACGACGTCTGCTGCAGAAGCATCCGCAGGATCCGCAGGCGGTCGAAGCCCTGAAACAGTCGCTGGTCTGGGACGCTCAGAATCCGGCAGCGGCAGCGGACATTCGGGCTTATCTGCAGACGCACAAAGATCCAGCGCTGGCAGAGGCCCTCCGGAATACTGCAGCCAACGAAGCGCGCGCGCGGAAGGCCGGAGCCGGTCGTGTCGTCACGCCTGAAGAAGCGGCAATGACGCAGGAAGAGCGGCAGCGCGGTGCGGAAGAAGCTGCGGCTTACGGTGCTTTGAACGCGAAGAATCTAGAAGAGGCCGAAGCGCGCTTCAAAGCGCTGCTGGTCAAGAACTCCGATGACGCACAGGCGCTGGCAGGTATGGGCTACGTGCGCATGAACCAGTCGAACTTCGGTGGCGCGATCAGCTTCCTGGAGCAGGCCAAGCAGGATGGATCGAAGGACCGGGGTGTCGATACGGCGCTTGCGACCTCGCGCTTCTGGTACACGATGGGCGAAGGCTCGATTGCTCTCAACGAGAACGACCTGCCCACGGCAGAGAAGAACTATCGCTCCGCGTTGCAGATGCGGCCCGCGAGTCCGGAAGCTATGGAAGGTCTGGCGGGAACCTTGGTGAAGGCACAGCAGCCCGAAGCGGCTGTCCCCGTCTTCGAGCAGTATGTTCGTTTGAAGCCTGCGTCTCCCGCGGCATGGCGCGGCTTGTTCATGGCGCAGTATGCGACGGGCAATGCGGCGCTGGCATTGACGACGGAAAAGAGAATTCCATCTGCGGTACGGACGCAGTTGATGCGCGATCCCGAGTTCCTGCGAACGCTGGCTTCTGCTTACTCCGCAGTGGGCCGCGACGCCGATGCGCAGAGAATCCTTCGTTCTGCGTTGGAACTGCCCTTTCCGTCTGGCGGCGAAGGTCTGAAGGTCGAGACACAGTTGCAGTACGCGAGTCTCTTGCAGCAGGCCAACCGTATGGAGCAGGCAGCGGGGCTTTATCGGCAGGTGCTGGTCGCGGATCCTTCGAACGTTCCTGCATGGCAGGGACTGGTACGGGTCGAGCACGCGGCACATAGCGATGCGCTGGCGCAGCAGACGCTGGAAACCATGCCGCCTACGGTTTACGACCAGGCTCTTCGCGATCCCGGCTTCATGACCACTGCGGCTTCGGTGTATCAGGCTCAAAACAAGTACGACGTGGCGCAGGCCCTTCTGGAGAAGGCAGTCTCGCAGCAGACCACGGCAGGGCAGAAGCCCTCTTCGGCGCTGATGACGCAGCTTGCGGGTCTCTACCTGCAGCGCAACGATGCTCAGAAAGCGTATCCAATCTACCGCCAGATCCTGTTGGAAGATCCCAGCCGCATCGATGCGTGGAAGGGACTTCTGGGGGCGTTGCACACAAGCGGACACGACCGTGAGGCGCTGGCGCAGATCCAGCAGATCCCGGTCGAAACACGCAAACATCTCGAAGGCGATGTCGATTATCTGCAGACGGTAGGGGCGGTCTACAACGGCCTGAACCAGCCCGCACAGGCGATGGTGTTCCTGAACCGCGTGCAGCAGAAGTATGCGGCGGCACACTCGCAGGCCCCCGCGGATATCGATATCCAGAATGCGTATCTGCTGTTCAACGGCAACAACGACACGGGTCTCTACAGGCAGTTGATGGTGCTGGGCAGTCGAGGCGATCTGACGGATGAGCAGCGCCGTTCCGTCCAGACGATCTGGGCTCTATGGGCCGTTCGACGGGCCAACCAGGCATCGGCGCAGGGCTACGTGAAGCGTCCCCTCGCGATTCTGAATGCAGCAGCGCGTGCTTTTCCTGATAATCCTGGTGTGATCAAGGCGCTGGCGAGCGGGTATCTGCGTGCTGGCCTGCCAAAACAGGCGACCGCAATTTTTAAGGCGCAGGATATGACGTCCGCCACAGCTTCGGACTACAAGTCCGCTGTGGGCGCGGCGATTGCTTCGGGCGATCTGAAGGACGCGGAGACGTGGCTGCGCTTCGGTCTGGAGCAGTATCCGAAGGACTCGCAGATGCTGACGCTGGCGGCAAAGTTTGAGCAGGCGCGCGGCGATAGCGGACGCGCGGCGGATTACTATCGCGCCTCGCTGGCGGCGATGCCCCCGGCGGATCCGGGAGCGGAACTCGCCGATGAGTTGAGTCGGCCTGTAGCCGCACTGAGGCCTCCTACGGTTGCACAGCAGCAAGACCTGGCAACGCTCCTCGCGCCTGGAACGGATGCTGCAACCGGTCCCGCTGGAGTCGCGGTAGTCGAAACGGTTCCGGAAAAGCCCTATCTTCCCAGCTACGGAAACGCGTACGGACAAGCACCCGTCGTACTGACCCCCGATGGAACGCCTGCAGGCGGAGCACTTGTTCCGCAGTATATGGTGAATCCGCAGTATCAGCAGCGGATGCAGCAGCAACAGTTACAACAACAGCAGCAGACGCAGCAGCCGGGAAAGCCCCGCAATACGCGGCTTGGAGACTACGTTCCTACGGCAGGCCTGGAGCAGCCCTCGGTGGGCGCCGGCTCGACGGATGAGGTTTTGACGGCGTCCAGTGTTATGGGTGATCCGCAGTCGCTGGCGTACCAAAGAGAGCAGATTCGGCGGCTCACGCAGCAGGCCCAAGATTCGGCTTTCAGGGGACAGGTTCCCGGGGCGGTGATCGCCTCCAACGCCGGAGATGTCTATGGGCCGTACATTCCCTATAACTCGCCGGACAATTCCAATCCCGTGCCGATGTTCAACGCAGTGGCCGCACCGGTGCAGCTCGCGGGAACACAGTCTGCGCCGGTGGAGATGTACAACGCTGCGACGACGGATGTGCTGCCTTCGACGCGAAATGTTCCCAATGCAAAGGGAAGTCGCAAGGGACGGTCTTCGCATCCAGAGATCGCAGCGGCGGAGGCGGCGGAGGAGCGTCGTCGCCAGTCGGATCCGGGTTCCCGTACGCTTTCGAGCTCTCCAGTCAGCATGATGGGGCAGAGCAGCCCGCCGGAAGATGTCGACGTCGCGCCGGTGCAGCAGTCGCAGTATGCCCCCAATCAGACAGGGAGGCCCGCTGGTCTGCCTGCGATGGAGACGACGAACGGCGTGTCCGGACAGGGCTACCCGACGCAGAGTCAGTATTCGACCACGGTGCAGCGTCAGGCTACGGACAGCTACGGACAGCAGTATCCCCAGCCACGACGCGGCCAGACGGCAACAAGACAGTTGCCTCGACGGATTGTGCGCAGAGCGCCTGTCGCGTCCAGCACCTCGCCAGGACCGGCGTATGCGCCGCTCTATTACCCCGCCGTTCCTACGGCCCTGAGCGGACAAGGATACCCGGCGCTTGGAGCGCCTTATCCTCTCGGCACGGTGCCAACGGACGCGCAGCTCGTGCAGAGAAATCTGCCCCCTTTGCGCGGAGCGTTCAATCCGAACGGAACTCCCGAGGTGGGACCTCCGCTTAACGAGCGTCAGCAGGCTGAACTGGATTTGGCTACGCTGGAGGCTTCGTATAGCGGATGGGCGGGTGGCTCGCCCAGCGTTCGTTTTCGCAGCGGAACACCGGGCATGAATCGCCTGTTGGATTTTGAAGCGCCGATCGAAGCGACCTTCGTCGCAGGAAAGACGGTTCGTTTCAGCATTATTCCCAAGGCGATTTTCTTGAATTCGGGCACCCTCGATGTAGCCAGTTTCGCAAACACTACAGGAACGATTCCTATTCTGGGAACGCTGCCTGCGAACGCGGTCAACCAGCCTGCACAGCAGGTTGCTTCCGGTGTGGGCGGCGAGATCCAGATGACGGCGCAGAACCTCGGCCTGGCGGTCGGCTATACGCCTTATGAGTTTCTTGTAAGGAACGTCACGGGGCGGGCTCGGTGGCGTCCAGGGGGCGGACACTTCACGCTCTTTGGAGAGCGCGATTCGGTTAAAGACACGCAGCTCTCTTACTCGGGTATGTACGATCCGGGTTCGACGACAACTGTCTTTGCAGGAAATATCTGGGGCGGTGTGATCTCTACCGGTGGTGGAGCGCGGTTTGATTTTGGTGACGAGAAGGCGGGTTTCTACCTGAGCTTCGACGGAGCCGCCGTTACCGGATTTCACGTCCTGGACAACAAGAAGTTTGAGGGCACGGGTGGAGCTTACTTCCGTGTGGCGCAGTTCCCTGGATACGGAACGCTGAATGTCGGTGGGACCCTCTTTGGAATGCACTACGACCACAACGAGCGGGGACAGACCTACGGCCTCGGTGGATATTTCAGCCCGGATGCGTATTTTCTTGGCGCTATCCCGATTACGTTCAATGGTTTCCACGGGACGAACTGGCACTATGTCCTTGCCGGAGCAGTGGGCATTCAGACCTTCCAGGAAGATAGCGCCGCGTACTATCCGCTGGACACATCGTTGCAGACGGGCGCTTTGAGCGGATGCACATTGCCCGCGATTGCGGCGCGCACCTGCGGATACTATCCGGTTAACTCCGGAACAGGCGCGAACTTCGACATCAGCGCGCAGGCTTCGTATCGCGTGAACGAGCACTGGTTTGTGGGTGGGTTTGCCAAGGCGAACAATACGAACAACTACAACACCGGCACGGTAGGCTTCTCAGTCCATTACATGTTCCGTCCGCAGTACGCGACGGAAGATTATCCGACGGGCCTGTTCCCAGTCGACGGATTGAGACCTCTGCGGGTACCGTAGAGGCTCAATCCTTCCTGTTCTGGGGCGGAAGTAATGCTTGGAATGGTTTTTCCTGAAGAGAAGGATTGCCTCCAGCGCCGATTCGTTATATCACTTTCCTACACCATCATTTGACCCGGTCTAAGATGTCTCTCTGTCCGGGTATTTCCCTGTGAGGACAGTTGTTTCCCAAGTGGTATTTCCGTCCGCAGAGCCATCGGAGCGCTTCGGCGTTTTGCGATGGTTTGGGCAAAGTGCTGTTCTGCCTGACGTTATGCACTGGCTTCTTTGAGAGCCAGGCTTTTGCAAAAGATAAGATGGTCGCGCCGGACTGGGTAAAGCAGGCTTCCGCACAACCCATGCGCGCGTTTCCACCGAAGACCGATGCCGTTGTCCTGTTACACGAGGTGAATGTCTCTGTCAATGCGCAGGGGCGCGAGGTCACGCATGAGCGCGAAGTCATTCGCATTCTGCGCGCGCAGGGTAGGCGAGGATACGGCTCTCCGGCAGTCTATTACAACGATACCGTCTCCAAAGTCACGTCAATGAAGGTCTGGTCCATCGGTGCGGACGGACACGAGTACGCCGTGAAAGACAACGAGATGATCGACCGATCGTCGGGCGAAGGGTTCGAGGTGTACACCGATTCGCGGATGCGTTATGCCTCGCCTCCATCGGTCGATGTCGGTTCCGTTGTGGCCATCGAGTCCGAGATTGAGACAAGACCGTATGTCACCGAGATTCTCTTTCCGGTTCAGCGTGAGATCCCTGTGCGGCGCGAACGGCTGACGATCACGATGCCGCCGGGCTTCATCTACAAGGCCGTGTGGAAGGGGCCGGATCGCACCAAAAGCGTGGACATGGAACACGGGACGACGTTGTGGGAGATGGAAGACGAGCCTGGAATCGACCTGGAAGATGTGCCGCTGTCCGGCAGCGCCTGGGCACTGGTCTCCCGCTTGAGCGTGCACTACACGGGGCCAGGGATGCCCACACCGACCCTGGGGGAGTGGAACGGGATTGGCGCGTGGTATGCCGAGCTGGCAGCCGGCAGAAATCTTCCCAACGATGCGATTACAAAGCAGGCACAGTCGCTTGTGCAGGGGAAGACCGACTTTGCCGAGCGTGCGCAAGCCATCGGCGAATACGTCCAGCAGAGAATTCGTTATGTCGCGGTGGAGATCGGTGTTGGTGGGCAGCAGCCCCACGCTGCCGGAGATACGTTCTCCCACCAGTATGGCGACTGTAAGGACAAGGCGACGCTTGTGAGCGCCATGATGAACGCTGTGGGCATGCGGGCAACGTGGTTGATGGTCGACAGCAGGCGCGGTGTGATTGCGCCGGAAGCGCCCTCCATCGCGGCGAATCACATGATCGTCGCCATCGATATTCCCAAGGGGTACGAGTCTCCTCTCTTCCAGAGCACGGTCACGCTGAAGAACGGCAAGCGATATCTTATTTTCGATCCCACGTCGGAGAAGACCCCGTTCGGCCAGCTGGAAAGCGGGCTTCAGGGCAGCTATGGCCTGTTGATGGAAGGCAAGGAGAGCGAGGCGATTCTGCTGCCTGTACTCAAGCCCGGTGCGAATCAGGTAAATCGCAAAGCGAGCTTTACCTTGAGTTCGGACGGCGATCTGAAAGGCCATGTGAGCGAAGAGCGCAGTGGAGACATTGCGGGTTATCGACGGCACATTTACAGCGAGTGGAACTCGAATCAGCAGAGCCAGTTTCTCCACGGCATGCTGGCCAGAGATTTCACCAGCTTCGAGGTCGCGGAGGTCAAGGTATCCAACGTGGAGGATCTGCAGAAGACCTTGTCGATTTGCTATGGGCTGGAAGCAACTCACTTTGCACGGGTCACCGGACCCTTGCTCATGGTGCGGCCACGTGTGCTCTTCACGGATGGGATGCGTGTGGACCGCAAGGCGCGCTTTTCTCCGATTGACCTGAACGAGACGCGTCGTGTGCATGACGAGTATGACATCGCTCTACCCTCCGGTTACGCGGTGGAGGAGATGCCGGAGCCGGTAAAGCTCGATTTAGGTTTTGCGAAGTACGAGAGCTCCAGCAGCGTGAAGGACGGCAAGCTGCATTACAGCCGTACCTACGAGGTACGTGAGGTCACTCTACCCGCTGAACGCTACGACGAAGTGCGCAAGCTGGCAGGTGTGATCGAGGCAGACGAGCAAAGCAATGCAATTTTGAAGCGGATTCCTTAGAGGCCCAGGAGAAAGTAATGAAGATGCGCGCAGGTTGGTGTGCGGTTTGGATTGCAGCGGTATATTTCGTTCCCGCGGTGGCGAAGGCCGATCAATGGACGGCGCCTACGCCGGACGAGTTGAAGATGACCGCCCAGCCAGAGGTTCCTGGAGCGGCGGCGGTGTATCTTCAGCGCGAAATTCTGACGGACGACGCATTGCATATGTATAGCTACTATGTCCGCTTGAAGGTCTTGACGGAAGAGGGCAAGAAATATGGAGATGTGCAACTCTCCTTCCTGAAAGGCAATGAGGGCGTGAATACGACTGTGACGGATATCGCTGGCAGGACTATCCAGTCAGATGGGACGATCGTTCCGTTTACCGGGAAACCTTTCGAGAAGATGGTAGAGAAGACGAAGGACGTGAAGGTAATGTCCAAGGTCTTCAGCATGCCAGCGGTGCAGGTGGGCAGCATCCTGGAGTATCGCTACAAGTTGCGATGGGACGATAACTATTACCTCTCTCCGGACTGGTATCCGCAGGAAGAGCTGTTTTCGCGCAAGGCACATTACGTCTGGAAGCCGACGGACAAAATGTTGACGAGCAAGAGTAACGGACACGAATCGCTGTCGAACAGCATTGCGTGGTCGCCCATCCTGCCCGACAATGCCAAGGTAAAGGACACGCTGTTGCCTGGTGGGAATCAGCACATCCTCGAGCTTTCCCTGGAAAATGTTAAGCCCATGCCGCAGGAGCCCTTCATGCCTCCAATCGCGAACACCTCCTACCGTGTGAACTTTTATTACACGTCCTATCGCACGGCGGATGAGTACTGGAAAGGAGAAGGCAAGTACTGGTCGAAGGAACAGGACAAGTTCATCGGACAGGGGTCTGCGGTTTCTGCAATGGTGCATGCCACCATCGTGCCGGGCGATACGAGCGACCAAAAGTTGCGCAAGCTCTACGCCGCAGTGATGGAGTTGGAGAATACCGATTACACGCGTCAGCACACCTCTGCTGAGGAACGGATGGCGGGTCTGCGGGAGATCAAAAACGCGGACGACGTACTCACGCGCAAGCGTGGATCGAGCGATCAACTGGCTGAGCTCTTCGTCGCTATGGTGCGGTCCGCGGGCATGAAGGCGTACGTCATGATGGTCACCAACCGCGAGCGCCGCATGTTCAATCCGAATCTGTTGTCGCTATACCAGTTGGACGATGCGATTGCGGTTGTGAATGTGGATGGCAAGGATCTTTTTCTGGATCCCGGTACACGCTACTGTCCCTATGGTCATCTCGAATGGAGACACTCTCTGGCGGCAGGACTTCGACAGGTAGAGGGCGGGGTGGCTCTTGCCAACACCGCCGCAGAGCCGTATACCTTTGCCTCCACCGGCCGCGTTGCGGACCTCAAACTCGACGAGGAGAGAGTTCTG
This genomic stretch from Terriglobus saanensis SP1PR4 harbors:
- a CDS encoding DUF3857 domain-containing transglutaminase family protein → MVAPDWVKQASAQPMRAFPPKTDAVVLLHEVNVSVNAQGREVTHEREVIRILRAQGRRGYGSPAVYYNDTVSKVTSMKVWSIGADGHEYAVKDNEMIDRSSGEGFEVYTDSRMRYASPPSVDVGSVVAIESEIETRPYVTEILFPVQREIPVRRERLTITMPPGFIYKAVWKGPDRTKSVDMEHGTTLWEMEDEPGIDLEDVPLSGSAWALVSRLSVHYTGPGMPTPTLGEWNGIGAWYAELAAGRNLPNDAITKQAQSLVQGKTDFAERAQAIGEYVQQRIRYVAVEIGVGGQQPHAAGDTFSHQYGDCKDKATLVSAMMNAVGMRATWLMVDSRRGVIAPEAPSIAANHMIVAIDIPKGYESPLFQSTVTLKNGKRYLIFDPTSEKTPFGQLESGLQGSYGLLMEGKESEAILLPVLKPGANQVNRKASFTLSSDGDLKGHVSEERSGDIAGYRRHIYSEWNSNQQSQFLHGMLARDFTSFEVAEVKVSNVEDLQKTLSICYGLEATHFARVTGPLLMVRPRVLFTDGMRVDRKARFSPIDLNETRRVHDEYDIALPSGYAVEEMPEPVKLDLGFAKYESSSSVKDGKLHYSRTYEVREVTLPAERYDEVRKLAGVIEADEQSNAILKRIP
- a CDS encoding DUF3857 domain-containing protein is translated as MKMRAGWCAVWIAAVYFVPAVAKADQWTAPTPDELKMTAQPEVPGAAAVYLQREILTDDALHMYSYYVRLKVLTEEGKKYGDVQLSFLKGNEGVNTTVTDIAGRTIQSDGTIVPFTGKPFEKMVEKTKDVKVMSKVFSMPAVQVGSILEYRYKLRWDDNYYLSPDWYPQEELFSRKAHYVWKPTDKMLTSKSNGHESLSNSIAWSPILPDNAKVKDTLLPGGNQHILELSLENVKPMPQEPFMPPIANTSYRVNFYYTSYRTADEYWKGEGKYWSKEQDKFIGQGSAVSAMVHATIVPGDTSDQKLRKLYAAVMELENTDYTRQHTSAEERMAGLREIKNADDVLTRKRGSSDQLAELFVAMVRSAGMKAYVMMVTNRERRMFNPNLLSLYQLDDAIAVVNVDGKDLFLDPGTRYCPYGHLEWRHSLAAGLRQVEGGVALANTAAEPYTFASTGRVADLKLDEERVLKGKVTESFEGDPAITWRHVALRGDEASLKDDLKKHLEEELPAGMEVTVNTVENLTAYEKPLKVSFTVSGRAGTATASRLLLPGDIFLVNNKPTFTQEKRETGVYFQEAAMYRDAMRIIYPATYTLESAPAKNSWKFQQRAAYTIENKPVANSVTVYRNLTMGDFFFAPKDYAELRAFYSKFEGADQDAIVLKVGAASAPAKAGS
- a CDS encoding cellulose synthase subunit BcsC-related outer membrane protein, encoding MRLPMFSSTARWSAGGWVCGTLAVALLCPPDRLWAQANNAATQQLLEKAHAMEARSRMDMAAQTWQQVLLADPNNTEALGGLARAAKMSGNNTLANTYLQRLRAINPNDPGIARAEGVMQQSAQLDKLNQAGKLAGAGNYAQAMTIYRQVFPNGPPPGDWSLAYYETESATDEGRPHAVAGLRGLVEKYPQDTRYQVALGRILTYNPRTRAEGRRLLQKHPQDPQAVEALKQSLVWDAQNPAAAADIRAYLQTHKDPALAEALRNTAANEARARKAGAGRVVTPEEAAMTQEERQRGAEEAAAYGALNAKNLEEAEARFKALLVKNSDDAQALAGMGYVRMNQSNFGGAISFLEQAKQDGSKDRGVDTALATSRFWYTMGEGSIALNENDLPTAEKNYRSALQMRPASPEAMEGLAGTLVKAQQPEAAVPVFEQYVRLKPASPAAWRGLFMAQYATGNAALALTTEKRIPSAVRTQLMRDPEFLRTLASAYSAVGRDADAQRILRSALELPFPSGGEGLKVETQLQYASLLQQANRMEQAAGLYRQVLVADPSNVPAWQGLVRVEHAAHSDALAQQTLETMPPTVYDQALRDPGFMTTAASVYQAQNKYDVAQALLEKAVSQQTTAGQKPSSALMTQLAGLYLQRNDAQKAYPIYRQILLEDPSRIDAWKGLLGALHTSGHDREALAQIQQIPVETRKHLEGDVDYLQTVGAVYNGLNQPAQAMVFLNRVQQKYAAAHSQAPADIDIQNAYLLFNGNNDTGLYRQLMVLGSRGDLTDEQRRSVQTIWALWAVRRANQASAQGYVKRPLAILNAAARAFPDNPGVIKALASGYLRAGLPKQATAIFKAQDMTSATASDYKSAVGAAIASGDLKDAETWLRFGLEQYPKDSQMLTLAAKFEQARGDSGRAADYYRASLAAMPPADPGAELADELSRPVAALRPPTVAQQQDLATLLAPGTDAATGPAGVAVVETVPEKPYLPSYGNAYGQAPVVLTPDGTPAGGALVPQYMVNPQYQQRMQQQQLQQQQQTQQPGKPRNTRLGDYVPTAGLEQPSVGAGSTDEVLTASSVMGDPQSLAYQREQIRRLTQQAQDSAFRGQVPGAVIASNAGDVYGPYIPYNSPDNSNPVPMFNAVAAPVQLAGTQSAPVEMYNAATTDVLPSTRNVPNAKGSRKGRSSHPEIAAAEAAEERRRQSDPGSRTLSSSPVSMMGQSSPPEDVDVAPVQQSQYAPNQTGRPAGLPAMETTNGVSGQGYPTQSQYSTTVQRQATDSYGQQYPQPRRGQTATRQLPRRIVRRAPVASSTSPGPAYAPLYYPAVPTALSGQGYPALGAPYPLGTVPTDAQLVQRNLPPLRGAFNPNGTPEVGPPLNERQQAELDLATLEASYSGWAGGSPSVRFRSGTPGMNRLLDFEAPIEATFVAGKTVRFSIIPKAIFLNSGTLDVASFANTTGTIPILGTLPANAVNQPAQQVASGVGGEIQMTAQNLGLAVGYTPYEFLVRNVTGRARWRPGGGHFTLFGERDSVKDTQLSYSGMYDPGSTTTVFAGNIWGGVISTGGGARFDFGDEKAGFYLSFDGAAVTGFHVLDNKKFEGTGGAYFRVAQFPGYGTLNVGGTLFGMHYDHNERGQTYGLGGYFSPDAYFLGAIPITFNGFHGTNWHYVLAGAVGIQTFQEDSAAYYPLDTSLQTGALSGCTLPAIAARTCGYYPVNSGTGANFDISAQASYRVNEHWFVGGFAKANNTNNYNTGTVGFSVHYMFRPQYATEDYPTGLFPVDGLRPLRVP